Below is a genomic region from Citrobacter telavivensis.
ATTAAGCGAAAAAACATCTTCCGGCGACTCAACCAGGTACATGCCCCCTTCCGGGTTGCTGTACTGTCCCATCGTGCCTTCGACTTCCGGATGCCCGGCGTGACCAATCAGGATCGACTCTTCACCGCGACGACTGGCGCGCGCCACTTCCATATGCACTTTGGTCACCAGCGGACAGGTGGCGTCAAAGACGGTGAGATCGCGGCCTTTTGCTTCGTTGCGCACCGCCTGAGAAACACCGTGAGCGGAGAAGATCAGGATCGCGCCGTCCGGCACTTCGCTGATCTGTTCGATGAAAATCGCCCCGCGCTCGCGCAGGCTGTCGACCACGTAACGGTTATGCACCACTTCGTGACGAACATAAATCGGCGCGCCATAAATGGCCAGCGCGTTTTCAACAATGCTGATAGCGCGGTCTACACCGGCGCAAAAGCCGCGCGGGTTGGCCAACAGGATCTGCATTTTACGCCTCCAGTGCCGGATCAACTTCCAGCACTTCAATATCAAAATGAACGGTATGCCCGGCCAGCGGATGGTTGAAATCAACGGTGATGGAGTCACCATTGATTTCACGGATCACACCAGGCATCTCACTGCCGTCCATTGCGGTAAAAAGCATAATAGCCCCGATTTCAGGTTCGCCTGCGTCCATAAATTCGCGACGCGAGAAGTACTGAATCAGGTCTGGCGTCGTGATGCCAAACGCGGCATCCGGCTCCAGGGAAAAGGTGGTTTTATCGCCGTCTTTCAGTCCGAGAAGATGTTGCTCCAGTCCTTCAGACAGAGAACCATCCCCCAGGCGGAAAAGCGCGGGCTTGCCGTTATTACGGGTTGACTCTGCGGTGGAGCCATCGTCGAGTTTTAAGGTGAAGTGCACCAGCACCGCACTGTTACTCTGTACTGATTTAGACATGCAGATTGCTCACTTGTTGTGACTCACCGGTTTGCCCGATGGCGCTTGCGCTTATCAGGCCTACAAGGTTCGCGCTATTTTGTAGGCCGGATAAGGTGCTTGCGCCGCCATCCGGCACATGTTTGCCCGATGACGCTACGCTTATCGGGCCTACAAGGTTCGCGCTATTTTGTAGGCTGGATAAGGCGCTTACGCCGCCATCCGGCATATGTTTGCCCGATGGCGCTTGCGCTTATCGGGCCTACAAGGTTCGCGCTATGTTGTAGGCCGGATAAGGCGCTTGCGCCGCCAGCCGGCAATTTTTATGCGGCTTTTTTCTCTCTGGAGGGCAAAAAACCTTCCAGCACAATCAACGCCGCACCGACACAAATCGCCGAATCGGCCAGGTTGAAGGTGGCAAAATGCCAGTCCCCGACGTAGAAATCGATCATGTCGACAACGAAGCCATGCCACAGGCGGTCGAACAGGTTCCCCAGCGCACCGCCAATGATTAACGCATACGCGATGTTATTCAGCTTCTGCGTCGCTCTGGAGCGGTACATCATCACCGCCAGAATGACACAGATACCGATCGCAATACCGGCAAAGAACCAGCGCTGCCAGCCGCCGCTATCGGCGAGGAAGCTAAACGCCGCACCATAGTTACGCGCATAATGCAGATTAAGCGACGGGAACAGCGACACCGTATCCCCCAGAGCAAAATTCTGGAGGATCAGGTACTTGCTGCCCAAATCGATAATCAGCACGACTACTACCAGCCACAGCCAGCGTAGCCCTGTTGAACAAAGAGGCTTACTCATCAGGCAAACTTACGTTTTTCGCCGTCACCGGCGATGTTGCTGACACAGCGACCGCAGATTTCTGCGTGTTCCGCTACCTTGCCGACATCCGTCGTGTAATGCCAGCAACGCGGGCATTTATCACCTTCGGCTTTGCTCAGGGCGATCTTCAGCCCTTTGAGCACTTCGCTCTGCTGTGCGTCAGCAGAAGCCCCGGCATAGTCAGCGACTTTCGCCCCGGAGGTCAACAGGACAAATCGTAATTCATCGCCCAGCGCGGTCAGTTTAGCAGCCAGTTCAGGTTCCGCGTACAGGGTCACTGCCGCTTCCAGAGAGCCACCCACTTTCTTATCCGCACGCGCTTGTTCGATAACTTTGTTCACTTCGCCACGCACTTTCAGCAGCTCGTCCCAGAAGTCATCGTTCATCGCTTCGCTGTCCGCCAGACCAAACAGACCTTCGTACCACTCGCCGGTGAAGACATACTTCTCACGGGAGCCCGGCAGGTAGCCCCAGATTTCATCCGCGGTGAAGGACATGATCGGTGCCATCCAGCGTACCAGCGCTTCCGCGATATGATACAGCGCGCTCTGGCAGCTGCGACGCGCCACGCTGTCCGCTTTCGCGGTGTACTGGCGGTCTTTGATGATGTCGAGATAGAACGACCCCATTTCCACCGAGCAGAAGCGCATCAGGCGCTGCACCACTTCGTGGAAATCATAGGATTCGTACGCTTTCAGGATATCTTCCTGTGCCGCTTTCGCGCAGCCGACCGCCCATCTGTCCAGTACCACCATCTCTTCCGGTTTCACCATGTCTTTAACCGGATCAAACCCGTTCAGGTTCGCCAGCAGGAAGCGCGCGGTGTTACGGATACGACGATAGCTGTCGGCAGCACGTTTGAGGATCTCATCCGAAACGGCCATTTCACCGGTGTAGTCGGTTGATGCCACCCACAAACGCAGAATGTCGGCGCCCAGTTTGTTCATCACATCCTGCGGCGAAACGGTGTTACCGATGGATTTGGACATTTTGCGGCCCTGACCATCAACGGTAAAGCCGTGCGTCAGTACCTGGCGATACGGCGCTTTGCCTTTCATCGCGGTGGAGATCATCAGAGAAGACATGAACCAGCCACGGTGCTGGTCGGAGCCTTCCAGATACATATCCGCGGCATGACCGGCGAATTCCGGACGCACGTCCACGACGGAGGCGTGAGTTGATCCGGAGTCAAACCAGACGTCCAGCGTATCCGGCACTTTCACGTACCGATCGGCTTCATCACCCAGAATCTCTTTCGGATCGAGATCCCACCAGGCCTGAATACCGTCAACTTCAACGCGTTTCGCCACTTCTTCCATCAGTTCGATGGCGCGCGGATGCAGCTCTTCAGTGTCTTTGTGAACGAACAGAGACATCGGTACACCCCAGGTACGCTGACGAGAGATACACCAGTCAGGGCGGTTCGCAACCATCGATTCGATACGTGCCTGACCCCAGTCCGGGATCCACTGCACGCCTTTGATCTCTTTCAGAGACTGCTCACGCAGACCTTTCTGATCCATGCTGACGAACCACTGTGGGGTCGCACGGAAGATAATCGGCGATTTGTGACGCCAGCAGCACGGATAGCTGTGCTGCATTTTCTCAACGTGCAGCAGCGCGCCTTTTTCACGCAACAGCTCAACGATAAGATCGTTGGCTTTAAAGACGTTCACACCGTCCAGCGTCGGCCAGGTGCCCGGCAGATACGCACCGTCCGGCCCCACCGGGTTAGCGACTTCCAGACCGTATTTCTGGCCGATGACATAGTCATCCGGACCATGACCCGGCGCGGTATGTACGGCCCCGGTACCGGCATCCAGCGTCACGTGATCGCCGAGGATCGCCGGAACGTCGAAGCCCATAAACGGATGCGTAAAGCGCAGCAGCTCAAGCTCTGCCCCTTTTACGCTAGCGAGAACGGTGTAGTCCGTCGCGCCAATGCGTTGCATCACGCTTTCAACCAGATCTTTCGCCAGGATCACCGCCTGACCGTCGATCTGTACCAGCGCATAGTCAAAGTCAGGCGCAATGGAGATCGCGCGGTTTGCCGGCAGCGTCCACGGCGTGGTGGTCCAGATCACCAGCGAGATTGGGCCATTGACGTTCGTCACGCCAAATTTCGCCTTCACCGCATCCTGATCCGCAGCAACAAAAGCCACGTCGATGGACGGAGAGGTTTTGTCGTAATATTCCACTTCCGCTTCTGCCAGCGCAGAACGGCAGTCTACGCACCAGTGCACAGGCTTCGCGCCTTTATGCAGGTGACCATTGCCAATGATTTTGCCCAGCGCGCGGATGATGTTGGCTTCCGTTTTGAAGTCCATCGTCAGATACGGATGGGACCAGTCGCCAAGCACGCCCAGACGGATAAAATCTTTACGCTGACCGTCAACCTGGGTTGCGGCATATTCACGGCACTTCGCGCGGAACTCCGCCGCGGTAAATTTTTCGCCTGGCTTACCGAATTCCTGCTCCACTTTCAGCTCGATCGGTAGACCGTGGCAGTCCCAACCCGGAACGTAAGGCGAGTCATATCCCGCGAGTCCTTTGGACTTCACGATAATGTCTTTCAGAATCTTGTTAACCGAGTGACCAATATGAATGCTGCCATTCGCATAAGGAGGGCCATCATGCAGAATGAAGGTTTTTTTGCCTTTTTTGGCCGCACGAATGATGCCGTACAGGTCATCATCAGTCCAACGCGCCAGCATTCCCGGTTCGCGCTTGGCGAGATCGCCGCGCATCGGGAACCCTGTTTCCGGCAAATTCAGGGTTGATTTAAAGTCACTCATCAGATTCTCGGTTCCGTATTGATTACCCAGGCATTTAAGCCGGTTTTGTTAGCCCAAAAAAATCACGGGCAGTTAATTCATCTCGCGCAATCTGCGCTTTGAGTTCATCCAGCGAGGCAAATCGCTGTTCATTGCGTATTTTTTTACGCAGCACAACATCTATATGGCGACCATAGAGGTCCATTGCAACATCCAGCAGATGCACTTCCAGTTGCTGGCGCACGCCCGAAACCGTCGGACGGGTCCCGATGTTCGCTACGCCGGGCAATGGCTTTTCGCCAAGCCCCATCACTTCTACCGCATAAACCCCTTTTACCGGGGAAACCTGACGACGCAGCGGTAAATTTGCCGTCGGGAAACCAATGGTGCGTCCGAGTTCATCACCGTGCACTACGCGACCAGAGATGGTAAACGGATGGCCCAGCAGGCTTTCGGCGAGGGCCAGGTTGTCTTCTGCCAGCGCCTGACGCACGGCGGTGCTACTGATACGAACACCACCTTCGCAGAAAGTTTGGGTGCTGGTGATATCAAAACCATATTCCACGCCGGCCTTCTGTAATAACAAGAAATCGCCTTCACGACCAGCGCCAAAGCGGAAATCATCCCCCACCGCGAGAAATTGCACGCCAAGACGATTCACCAACAATTCGCTGATAAAGGACTGCGCCGTGAGGGCAGCGAAACGGCGATCGAATCGCACGCACAGCACGTAGTCGACGCCGCATTGCGCGAGATAACGCAATTTTTCACGCAGGCGGGTCAGCCGCGCAGGGGCTTTGTCTGTCGCAAACAGTTCGAGCGGCTGCGGTTCAAAAATCATCACCATCACCGGTAAGCCACGCCTGCGCCCTTCTTCCTGCAAACCATGCAGCAGCGCACGATGACCACGATGCACGCCGTCGAAATTACCAATAGTCAGCACACACCCGTGCGGGGCCTGACTGAGATTATGTATGCCGCGTATCAGCTTCATGTCTGGCTCAAAACAGTGAAAATCGCCAAAGTATACCTTGTACGGCGGTCAAGGTTAACCGGCGATTGATGTGGCGAAACAGAAAGCAGATGGATTTCATTACCCTGAGGCAAATACCGACCACAAACTGACAAAGCAATTCAATTTTTATCGCTGAAAAGCTGTATTCACAGCCAGCAAGCTGGTAGAATCCTGCGCCATCAATACGTAACGTAGCGTCGCTAGATTAACGGCGCTTATTTGCACAAATCCATTGACAAAAGAAGGCTAAAAGGGCATATTCCTCGGCCTTTGAATTGTCCATATAGAACACATTTGGGAGTTGGACCTTGGCTAATATCAAATCAGCTAAGAAGCGCGCCGTTCAGTCTGAAAAGGCTCGTAAGCACAACGCAAGCCGTCGCTCTATGATGCGTACTTTCATCAAGAAAGTATACGCAGCTATCGAAGCTGGCGACAAAGCTACTGCACTGAAAGCATTTAACGAAATGCAACCAATCGTGGACCGTCAGGCTGCTAAAGGTCTGATCCACAAAAACAAAGCTGCACGTCATAAAGCTAACCTGACTGCACAGATCAACAAACTGGCTTAATCGCCTGTTGATTGTTGCTTTGTGAAGAAACCCGCGCAAGCGGGTTTTTTTATGTCTGGACTATTTGTTCTGGGGCGTGAATAACGCCGAATAGTTCGTATTGCAGATGCGCTGTACCGCCGGATGCTGAATCATCCTCTCGGCAAAGATGGCATGATATTCCTCCATCACATTTTCCACGCGACCAATTTCTACCACCGAATCGTCCGCGTAAAAATCATGCGCATAGAGCGTTGGAGCCACGAAAATCGCATTATGCGTCGCGCCAAAGGCTTTCATCAATGCGGCGTCGTCAAACTCCCCCAGAATCTCAATCTTCAGCCCCTGGGAATTAATCCAGTTCAGCAACTTGCGTCCTAGCATCGAACGCCGCCCGGGGATCAGCAAACGTCGCTCTTCCAGACAGGCCGGGAAGGGTTTTTCCGGTAACGGCTGAGTACACCAGAAGCTGACGCTACATTCGCCAATCTTCACCGAAAACAGCCCTTCCTGCTGCGTAGAATCAATCGGGCAGTCCGAAATAATCATGTCCAGCTTATGCTGACTGAGTTGCTCCAGCAGCATCTCATGGGTCGATTCAAAACAGCGCAGGTGGATCTGTTCACCTTCAACGACAGCCGCATCCAGTACGTTGCTGACCAGTCGTTTCGACAGCGCATCCGCCACGCCCACGTCAAATAGCAGATTGGACTCTTTGCGGTAGTTCACGATATCCAGCATCTCCTGGCTTAGGGTAAACATTTTATCCGCATAGCGAAAAACCAGTTCGCCGAGTTCACTGGGCTCCAGACCGCGCCCCTTACGCTTGAAGAGTTTACCCTGCAGGCGCTCCTCAAGCGCTTTAATCTGCCCGGTGATGGTTTGCGGCGTTAAATAAAGCGCCTCCGCCGCACCGACCACGGAGCCCTCTTTATAGACGTGCCAGAAGTAATAGAGATGGTTGTAATTAATGTGGGACATACACTCTCTCTGAAAAATGTCACAATAAGGGAAGCCGGAAAAAGCTTCCCTGCTAACTCGCCCCGATCAGACTGACGGGCGTAAACGTGCGCGCAGCAAGCTGTAGCCAATCACCGCCGACAGCAAGGAGCCAATCAGGATCCCCAGCTTCGCCCAGTTAATCAGCTCCGGATCCACGCTGCCAAAGGCCAGGCTGGCGATAAAGATCGACATCGTAAAGCCAATGCCGCACAGGATGCCGACCGCCATGATTTGCGGGAACGAGGTTCCCTCCGGCAGTTGCGCCAGCTTCAGACGCAACGCCAACCAACAGAACAGGCTGATACCCAGCGGCTTACCCACCAGCAGGCCCGCAATGATGCCCAGCGGCAGGATGGAGGTCAGCCCGTCCATCGTCACGCCCTGCAAAGAAACGCCCGCATTGGCGAAGGCAAACAGCGGCAGGATCAGATATGCCACCCACGGATGCAGAACATGCTCCAGACGCTTCGCCGGAGAACGCCCGTACTTCTCTTTCAGCGGAATGAAAAAGCCGACGATCACACCCGCCAGCGTTGCATGAACGCCGGATTTCAGCACGGCGGTCCACAACACCACCCCAACAAGGATGTACACGCCCGTACGCCGGACGCCGCACAAATTAAGGAGCGCCAGAATCGCAATCGCAAATGCCGCCACACCCAATGACACCATCGACAGATCGTGGGTGTAGAAGACGGCGATAATAATGATCGCGCCCAGGTCATCGATAATCGCCAGCGCCATCAGGAAAATTTTCAACGCCAGCGGCACCCGACTGCCGAGCAGGGCCAGCACGCCCAGGGCAAAAGCGATATCCGTGGCGGCCGGGATCGCCCAGCCTTCGCGGGTGATCGGATCGGCATAGTTGAATGCCAGATACAGCAGCGCCGGGACAATCATTCCGCCAATAGCGGCAATCACCGGGAAAGCCGCCTGACGCAGACTCGCCAGAGAGCCCTGCATCAGCTCGCGCTTGACCTCAAGGCCAATCAGCAGGAAAAACACCGCCATCAGGGCGTCGTTGATCCACAGCAGCATGTTTTTATTGATTTCAAGCGCGCCAACGCGCAGTTGGACAGGCGTCTCGAGAAAGGCGCGATACCATCCACTGGTCACACCCATATTGGCCATCAGCATGGCCAGTACAGCGGCGATGATAAGAATGATGCCCCCAGAGGCATCACTGCTAAAGAAACGATGCAGATGTTTCACTTTTTATTCTCTCTATAGGGTGAATACTTCGTAATTACTATCATACTCCGCATGAATAATCGTTAAAATTAGATTATTCATGGCATAACATTCGATTTTACCGAGTTATAGAGACATAAAAAAAGCCTGAGATCTCGCAATCCCAGGCTTTTGGTCGATACGGCAGACGTGATTAGCGGGTCAAATCATCAAAGAACTTTTTCACGCCGTCAAAGAAGCTCTTGGAGCGCGGGCTGTTCTTTTCACCGGTTGGGCCACCAAAGCTTTCCTGCAGATCTTTCAGCAGTTGCTTCTGTTTCTCGTTCAGACCAACCGGCGTTTCGACCACGACGCGGCACAGCAAATCGCCCTGCGCGCCGCCGCGAACCGACTTCACTCCTTTGCCACGCATGCGGAACAGTTTTCCGGTCTGCGTTTCGCTGGGTACTTTCAGCTTCACGCGGCCATCCAGCGTCGGAACTTCAATTTCGCCGCCGAGTGCTGCCATCGCAAAGTTAATAGGTACTTCACAGTACAGGTTGTTGCCTTCACGTTCGAAGATTGGGTGCTGTTTCACCTGAACCTGAACGTACAGATCCCCTGCCGGTGCGCCGTGCTCACCAGCTTCACCTTCGCCAGAGAGACGAATGCGATCACCGGTATCCACGCCTGCCGGTATTTTAACCGACAGCGTTTTGCTCTTCTCGACGCGACCATGACCGTGACACTTGTTGCACGGATCTTTGATCAGCGTACCGCGCCCCTGACAGTGTGGACAGGTTTGCTGAACCGCGAAGAACCCCTGACGCATCTGCACCTGACCGGAACCATGACAGGTCGGACAGGTCTGCGGCTGAGTCCCCGCTTTCGCGCCACTGCCGTGGCAAACATCACACTCTTCCAGCGTCGGAATGCGGATCTCTTTGGTCACGCCACGTACGGCTTCTTCCAGGGTGAGATCCATGTTGTAACGTAAATCGGCCCCACGCGCAGCACGTTGACGACCCCGACCACCGCCAAAGATATCGCCAAAAACGTCACCAAAGATATCGCTGAAGTCAGCGCCGCCGCCAAAACCGCCGCCGCCGCCCATCCCGCCTTGCTCAAACGCGGCATGACCGTACTGGTCATAGGCAGCGCGTTTCTGCGAGTCGGTCAGGACTTCATACGCTTCTTTGATCTCTTTAAACTTGGCTTCGGCCTCTTTATCACCCTGGTTACGGTCCGGGTGAAATTTCATGGCCAGGCGCTTGTAGGCCTTTTTGATTTCACGCTCTTCCGCTGATTTGGAAACGCCTAAAATCTCGTAATAGTCTTGCTTAGCCATCTCTTTTTTCTGCCCTTAACATGCGTGCACGGGCGGAGAGGAAACCTCTTCGCCCGTGCCAGTAATTACCCGTTCAAAGGGCGATTATTTTTTGTCTTTCACTTCTTCAAACTCAGCGTCGACAACATCATCATCTTTCGCGTTGTTTGCGGAAGCGTCAGCGGAGCCCGCCTGCTGTTGCGCATGCTGCTGCTGAGCGATTTCCATCAGTTTCTGGGAAACCTGCGCCAGCTCCTGCATCTTCGCTTCGATGGCCGCTTTGTCTTCGCCTTTCAGCGCCGTTTCCAGTGCGGTCAGCGCAGATTCAATGGCCGTTTTGTCGTCAGCCGGTAACTGCTCGCCTGCTTCTTCAACCTGCTTACGCGTGCTGTGCAGCAGATGGTCGCCCTGGTTGCGGGTCTGAACCAGCTCTTCAAACTTACGGTCAGACTCAGCATTCGCTTCGGCTTCGCGAACCATTTTCTGAATTTCTTCTTCATTCAGGCCAGAAGACGCCTTGATGGTGATCTTCTGCTCTTTACCGCTGTTTTTGTCTTTCGCGGAAACGTGCAGGATACCGTCAGCATCGATATCGAAGGTCACTTCGATCTGCGGCATGCCGCGCGGTGCCGGGTTGATCCCATCCAGGTTGAACTGACCCAGAGATTTGTTATCAGACGCA
It encodes:
- the ileS gene encoding isoleucine--tRNA ligase, whose translation is MSDFKSTLNLPETGFPMRGDLAKREPGMLARWTDDDLYGIIRAAKKGKKTFILHDGPPYANGSIHIGHSVNKILKDIIVKSKGLAGYDSPYVPGWDCHGLPIELKVEQEFGKPGEKFTAAEFRAKCREYAATQVDGQRKDFIRLGVLGDWSHPYLTMDFKTEANIIRALGKIIGNGHLHKGAKPVHWCVDCRSALAEAEVEYYDKTSPSIDVAFVAADQDAVKAKFGVTNVNGPISLVIWTTTPWTLPANRAISIAPDFDYALVQIDGQAVILAKDLVESVMQRIGATDYTVLASVKGAELELLRFTHPFMGFDVPAILGDHVTLDAGTGAVHTAPGHGPDDYVIGQKYGLEVANPVGPDGAYLPGTWPTLDGVNVFKANDLIVELLREKGALLHVEKMQHSYPCCWRHKSPIIFRATPQWFVSMDQKGLREQSLKEIKGVQWIPDWGQARIESMVANRPDWCISRQRTWGVPMSLFVHKDTEELHPRAIELMEEVAKRVEVDGIQAWWDLDPKEILGDEADRYVKVPDTLDVWFDSGSTHASVVDVRPEFAGHAADMYLEGSDQHRGWFMSSLMISTAMKGKAPYRQVLTHGFTVDGQGRKMSKSIGNTVSPQDVMNKLGADILRLWVASTDYTGEMAVSDEILKRAADSYRRIRNTARFLLANLNGFDPVKDMVKPEEMVVLDRWAVGCAKAAQEDILKAYESYDFHEVVQRLMRFCSVEMGSFYLDIIKDRQYTAKADSVARRSCQSALYHIAEALVRWMAPIMSFTADEIWGYLPGSREKYVFTGEWYEGLFGLADSEAMNDDFWDELLKVRGEVNKVIEQARADKKVGGSLEAAVTLYAEPELAAKLTALGDELRFVLLTSGAKVADYAGASADAQQSEVLKGLKIALSKAEGDKCPRCWHYTTDVGKVAEHAEICGRCVSNIAGDGEKRKFA
- the dnaJ gene encoding molecular chaperone DnaJ, which produces MAKQDYYEILGVSKSAEEREIKKAYKRLAMKFHPDRNQGDKEAEAKFKEIKEAYEVLTDSQKRAAYDQYGHAAFEQGGMGGGGGFGGGADFSDIFGDVFGDIFGGGRGRQRAARGADLRYNMDLTLEEAVRGVTKEIRIPTLEECDVCHGSGAKAGTQPQTCPTCHGSGQVQMRQGFFAVQQTCPHCQGRGTLIKDPCNKCHGHGRVEKSKTLSVKIPAGVDTGDRIRLSGEGEAGEHGAPAGDLYVQVQVKQHPIFEREGNNLYCEVPINFAMAALGGEIEVPTLDGRVKLKVPSETQTGKLFRMRGKGVKSVRGGAQGDLLCRVVVETPVGLNEKQKQLLKDLQESFGGPTGEKNSPRSKSFFDGVKKFFDDLTR
- the rpsT gene encoding 30S ribosomal protein S20 is translated as MANIKSAKKRAVQSEKARKHNASRRSMMRTFIKKVYAAIEAGDKATALKAFNEMQPIVDRQAAKGLIHKNKAARHKANLTAQINKLA
- the nhaA gene encoding Na+/H+ antiporter NhaA, yielding MKHLHRFFSSDASGGIILIIAAVLAMLMANMGVTSGWYRAFLETPVQLRVGALEINKNMLLWINDALMAVFFLLIGLEVKRELMQGSLASLRQAAFPVIAAIGGMIVPALLYLAFNYADPITREGWAIPAATDIAFALGVLALLGSRVPLALKIFLMALAIIDDLGAIIIIAVFYTHDLSMVSLGVAAFAIAILALLNLCGVRRTGVYILVGVVLWTAVLKSGVHATLAGVIVGFFIPLKEKYGRSPAKRLEHVLHPWVAYLILPLFAFANAGVSLQGVTMDGLTSILPLGIIAGLLVGKPLGISLFCWLALRLKLAQLPEGTSFPQIMAVGILCGIGFTMSIFIASLAFGSVDPELINWAKLGILIGSLLSAVIGYSLLRARLRPSV
- the ribF gene encoding bifunctional riboflavin kinase/FAD synthetase, with amino-acid sequence MKLIRGIHNLSQAPHGCVLTIGNFDGVHRGHRALLHGLQEEGRRRGLPVMVMIFEPQPLELFATDKAPARLTRLREKLRYLAQCGVDYVLCVRFDRRFAALTAQSFISELLVNRLGVQFLAVGDDFRFGAGREGDFLLLQKAGVEYGFDITSTQTFCEGGVRISSTAVRQALAEDNLALAESLLGHPFTISGRVVHGDELGRTIGFPTANLPLRRQVSPVKGVYAVEVMGLGEKPLPGVANIGTRPTVSGVRQQLEVHLLDVAMDLYGRHIDVVLRKKIRNEQRFASLDELKAQIARDELTARDFFGLTKPA
- a CDS encoding DUF2575 domain-containing protein, whose protein sequence is MDGAGFYQLAGCEYSFSAIKIELLCQFVVGICLRVMKSICFLFRHINRRLTLTAVQGILWRFSLF
- the fkpB gene encoding FKBP-type peptidyl-prolyl cis-trans isomerase, giving the protein MSKSVQSNSAVLVHFTLKLDDGSTAESTRNNGKPALFRLGDGSLSEGLEQHLLGLKDGDKTTFSLEPDAAFGITTPDLIQYFSRREFMDAGEPEIGAIMLFTAMDGSEMPGVIREINGDSITVDFNHPLAGHTVHFDIEVLEVDPALEA
- the nhaR gene encoding transcriptional activator NhaR; this encodes MSHINYNHLYYFWHVYKEGSVVGAAEALYLTPQTITGQIKALEERLQGKLFKRKGRGLEPSELGELVFRYADKMFTLSQEMLDIVNYRKESNLLFDVGVADALSKRLVSNVLDAAVVEGEQIHLRCFESTHEMLLEQLSQHKLDMIISDCPIDSTQQEGLFSVKIGECSVSFWCTQPLPEKPFPACLEERRLLIPGRRSMLGRKLLNWINSQGLKIEILGEFDDAALMKAFGATHNAIFVAPTLYAHDFYADDSVVEIGRVENVMEEYHAIFAERMIQHPAVQRICNTNYSALFTPQNK
- a CDS encoding lipoprotein signal peptidase, which encodes MSKPLCSTGLRWLWLVVVVLIIDLGSKYLILQNFALGDTVSLFPSLNLHYARNYGAAFSFLADSGGWQRWFFAGIAIGICVILAVMMYRSRATQKLNNIAYALIIGGALGNLFDRLWHGFVVDMIDFYVGDWHFATFNLADSAICVGAALIVLEGFLPSREKKAA